The Nonlabens spongiae genome contains a region encoding:
- a CDS encoding S41 family peptidase: protein MRTTFIYTALFFILNLSLVNAQKVACDCKAELDFYYQESQNLISFKDQFNKKDKLAYQNLFHNLKSEISGSESSIECLQIISQLAAQIKDEHASLRMKGFDIEKSQKLTDPENLKLLKASLYFKSLPRLDVNIDSLKTFAQAVDQSSAQGVYSNQIVTVAVTEIDAGSYQAIVLDSESPVWEKGMVYAYFDRIEANRYQLILAHPDHKVWYALRNEVFENGRFFISNFKKLETPDHFDQVGSDAATFSYEKLDSETGYLRLGSFSRMSDNVSESRALYDEVKGKIDSENLIVDLRNNIGGADKVAKPWKKLIRKFAKKNQVFVLLNKNSASNAEITADYLTKFDNVTLLGRDSWGACAYGSNYGNAAVSASGLFYFMKTDMDYSYLLEYEERGISVDIELDLKRDWITQTQEFIKSKSRNYDLVAQ, encoded by the coding sequence ATGAGAACTACATTCATCTACACCGCATTATTTTTCATTTTAAACCTATCATTAGTAAACGCTCAAAAAGTTGCTTGCGATTGCAAGGCTGAGCTTGATTTTTATTACCAAGAATCTCAAAACTTAATCTCATTCAAAGATCAGTTTAATAAAAAGGATAAGCTAGCCTACCAGAATTTGTTTCATAACCTGAAAAGTGAAATCTCTGGATCCGAAAGCTCTATAGAGTGTCTACAAATAATCTCGCAGCTCGCAGCTCAGATAAAAGATGAACATGCCTCACTAAGGATGAAAGGTTTTGATATAGAAAAAAGTCAGAAGCTTACAGATCCTGAAAATTTAAAGCTTTTAAAAGCCTCTTTATATTTCAAATCGCTTCCCAGACTTGATGTAAATATTGATTCTTTAAAAACATTTGCTCAAGCGGTTGATCAATCTAGCGCGCAAGGTGTTTATTCTAATCAAATAGTAACGGTTGCAGTTACGGAGATAGATGCAGGCTCCTACCAAGCGATCGTTTTAGACTCAGAGTCTCCGGTTTGGGAAAAGGGGATGGTGTATGCTTACTTTGATCGTATTGAAGCCAATCGTTACCAACTTATCCTAGCTCATCCAGATCACAAGGTCTGGTATGCATTGAGAAATGAAGTCTTTGAAAACGGACGATTCTTTATCTCAAACTTCAAAAAATTAGAAACTCCTGATCATTTTGACCAAGTTGGTTCTGACGCTGCTACATTCAGCTATGAAAAGCTTGATAGTGAGACCGGTTACTTGAGACTTGGGAGTTTTTCTAGAATGTCTGATAATGTTTCAGAGTCTCGAGCGCTTTACGATGAGGTGAAAGGAAAAATAGACAGTGAAAATTTGATCGTGGATCTACGCAATAACATTGGAGGAGCAGATAAGGTGGCCAAGCCTTGGAAAAAGCTCATCCGTAAATTTGCTAAGAAGAATCAGGTATTTGTACTTCTTAATAAAAACTCAGCCAGCAACGCAGAGATCACGGCAGACTACTTGACAAAATTTGATAACGTAACCCTTTTGGGGCGTGACTCTTGGGGAGCTTGTGCTTACGGCAGTAATTATGGTAACGCAGCAGTATCAGCGTCTGGTTTGTTTTACTTCATGAAAACTGATATGGATTATTCTTACTTGCTAGAGTATGAAGAAAGGGGAATATCTGTTGACATAGAGCTGGATTTAAAAAGAGACTGGATTACCCAGACTCAAGAGTTTATCAAATCCAAATCCAGAAACTATGATCTGGTTGCACAGTAA
- a CDS encoding VOC family protein yields MKIQSYLSFRGDCEQALNFYKGIFGGEIKNVQTYEDQKIDIPADYRKKWQHAELAGKGFEFMAYDASPDTPLNEGNKVCMSIDCNSDDEGKATFEKLSASGSVHTPWQEMSWGAKYGRCTDQYGVQWMVNAK; encoded by the coding sequence ATGAAAATTCAATCTTATCTATCATTCAGAGGTGACTGTGAACAGGCGCTTAATTTTTACAAGGGAATCTTTGGTGGGGAGATCAAAAATGTTCAAACCTATGAAGATCAGAAAATCGATATTCCAGCAGATTACAGAAAAAAATGGCAACACGCCGAGCTCGCTGGAAAGGGGTTTGAGTTTATGGCTTATGATGCCTCACCAGATACACCACTCAATGAGGGAAACAAAGTGTGCATGAGTATAGACTGCAATAGCGATGATGAAGGTAAAGCAACTTTTGAAAAATTATCAGCTAGTGGTAGCGTTCATACACCATGGCAAGAGATGTCTTGGGGTGCAAAATACGGGCGTTGCACCGATCAATACGGAGTACAATGGATGGTAAACGCTAAGTGA
- a CDS encoding AMP-dependent synthetase/ligase, translating into MQIKRLFDFPYYQLEKFPRPDALVTKKNGQWEQTSTQSFIDQACEISRGLMKLGIKKDDKVAVISSTNRTEWNIMDIGIMQTGAQNVPIYPTISEEDYAYVMNHSESKYVFVSDQEVYDKVMSIKSQVSSLIEVYSFNDINGCASWEEVKKMGQDDEYQEQLETSMNSIGEDDLATLIYTSGTTGRPKGVMLSHKNIASNAIHSETRLPVEQGGGKALSFLPVCHIYERMLQYLYIYTGTGIYFAESLETISENLKEVKPEVMSAVPRLLEKVYDKIIAKGADLTGIKKKLFFWAVELGLEWEPYSANGWWYEKKLGIARKIIFSKWQEALGGNLKAIASGSAALQPRLARVFNAAGVPVMEGYGLTETSPVISVNDMRNKGFKIGSVGKPLPETDVRIAEDGEIIINGPQRMIGYYKDPVKTAEAIDEKGYFHTGDIGEIDSDGFLRITDRKKEMFKTSGGKYVAPQIIENTMKQSRFIEQIMVIGEGEKMPAALIQPNFEFLKEWAERKGIKYSDIKDLCSQEKVINRYEQEINEHNEKFGKWERVKTFRLTPEEWTIDAELLTPTMKLKRRNIKAHYKHLYDEIYGAKL; encoded by the coding sequence ATGCAAATAAAAAGACTATTCGATTTCCCATATTACCAATTGGAAAAATTTCCAAGACCTGATGCCCTTGTGACAAAAAAGAACGGTCAGTGGGAACAAACCTCCACCCAATCTTTTATAGATCAGGCCTGTGAGATTTCTAGAGGCTTGATGAAACTTGGAATTAAGAAAGATGACAAGGTTGCCGTTATATCTTCCACAAACCGTACTGAATGGAACATAATGGACATAGGTATCATGCAAACCGGAGCGCAAAATGTGCCTATTTATCCTACCATTTCTGAGGAGGATTATGCTTACGTGATGAACCACAGTGAATCGAAGTATGTTTTTGTGAGCGATCAAGAGGTTTATGACAAGGTCATGAGTATTAAATCTCAGGTATCCTCTTTAATTGAAGTCTACTCTTTTAATGACATAAACGGCTGCGCCAGCTGGGAAGAGGTTAAGAAAATGGGGCAAGACGATGAATATCAAGAGCAACTGGAGACCTCAATGAATTCCATAGGCGAGGATGACCTCGCAACCCTTATTTACACTTCTGGAACGACCGGTCGCCCAAAAGGTGTGATGCTGTCTCATAAGAATATAGCTAGCAACGCAATCCATTCAGAGACTCGATTACCTGTTGAACAAGGCGGCGGCAAAGCTCTAAGTTTTCTACCCGTTTGTCACATATATGAACGTATGTTGCAATACCTATATATATATACGGGTACTGGAATCTATTTTGCTGAATCTCTTGAAACCATCTCAGAAAACTTGAAGGAAGTAAAACCTGAAGTTATGAGTGCTGTACCTAGACTACTGGAAAAGGTATATGACAAAATCATTGCCAAGGGCGCAGATTTGACCGGAATTAAAAAGAAACTGTTCTTCTGGGCGGTGGAATTGGGTCTGGAGTGGGAACCTTACAGTGCAAATGGCTGGTGGTACGAGAAAAAATTAGGAATCGCCCGCAAGATCATTTTCTCAAAATGGCAAGAAGCACTGGGTGGTAATCTCAAGGCGATTGCTAGTGGTAGTGCGGCTTTACAACCACGACTCGCTCGTGTCTTCAATGCAGCTGGCGTTCCCGTGATGGAAGGTTATGGTCTTACCGAGACGAGCCCGGTAATATCTGTGAATGATATGAGAAACAAAGGTTTCAAAATCGGCTCTGTAGGTAAGCCTTTACCAGAAACTGACGTGCGCATAGCTGAAGACGGAGAGATTATTATCAATGGCCCGCAGCGCATGATAGGTTACTACAAGGATCCCGTTAAAACCGCTGAAGCCATTGACGAGAAAGGTTACTTCCATACTGGAGATATCGGTGAGATAGATAGTGATGGATTTTTACGCATAACAGATCGTAAAAAAGAGATGTTTAAAACCTCTGGTGGTAAATACGTAGCCCCTCAAATTATAGAGAACACCATGAAACAGTCTCGATTTATCGAGCAAATCATGGTCATAGGAGAAGGCGAGAAAATGCCGGCAGCCCTTATCCAGCCCAATTTTGAATTTTTAAAAGAATGGGCAGAACGTAAAGGGATAAAATACAGTGATATTAAAGATCTATGTTCTCAAGAGAAGGTAATCAATAGATATGAGCAAGAGATCAATGAGCATAATGAAAAATTTGGGAAGTGGGAACGAGTAAAAACGTTCAGATTGACTCCAGAAGAATGGACTATAGATGCAGAATTGCTCACACCTACCATGAAACTGAAAAGGCGCAATATCAAGGCTCATTACAAGCATTTGTATGATGAAATCTATGGTGCAAAGCTTTAA
- a CDS encoding exonuclease domain-containing protein, which translates to MYAILDIEGTGGKYNEEGITEIAIYQFDGHEVTDKFSSLVNPERRIDPYVTKLTGINNKMLAKAPKFYELAKRIIEITEDCVIVAHNTDFDLRILQLEFDRLGYEYNRTTLCTVELSQKLLPDQESYSLGKLVRSLGIPITDRHRATGDATATLRLFQLLLNKDTDQSIIQETLKKKVRKRLPKNLKELLDTVPSVTGTYSFYDMEQELIFLGKGKNVKSQVNRHFTKPTRLNKLLVKNVVDITTENTGNNLIAAIKENETIKKLQPKFNKKRRKIFSHELVLDEGDDGYIYCKIQKHTGRSSYFLTFSNRQSGMNFLERIFSRDNLDLHFSNHDDYNNSHAPKNYMSADKHNELVMNLMSEVSLKNKTGIIKTRGREPAERAILWVDKGHVKGYGYSTLKIQSTDPNILEKIVTDLNHPQDARHISEQFLRTHRGYKVEELN; encoded by the coding sequence TTGTACGCGATTTTAGACATTGAAGGTACTGGAGGCAAGTATAATGAAGAAGGTATTACAGAAATTGCCATCTATCAATTTGATGGTCATGAAGTTACTGACAAATTTTCTAGTCTTGTAAATCCTGAGAGGAGAATTGATCCTTATGTAACAAAACTCACGGGAATCAATAATAAGATGCTGGCCAAAGCTCCTAAGTTTTATGAGCTTGCAAAGCGGATCATTGAAATCACAGAAGATTGTGTCATAGTTGCGCATAATACGGATTTTGATTTGCGCATCCTGCAATTAGAATTTGACCGACTGGGCTATGAATATAATCGCACTACTCTATGTACGGTTGAACTATCCCAAAAACTGTTACCAGACCAAGAAAGCTATAGTTTAGGCAAATTAGTGCGTAGTCTTGGAATTCCTATAACTGATAGGCATCGAGCAACGGGAGATGCAACCGCAACCTTAAGATTATTTCAACTTTTGCTCAATAAGGATACTGATCAGAGCATTATTCAAGAGACACTCAAGAAAAAAGTACGCAAAAGACTCCCCAAAAATCTCAAGGAGTTACTTGACACCGTTCCCTCAGTAACCGGAACCTACTCGTTTTACGATATGGAACAAGAGTTGATATTTCTCGGTAAGGGCAAAAATGTTAAAAGCCAAGTCAACAGACATTTTACAAAGCCTACTCGACTCAATAAATTGCTTGTAAAAAATGTGGTAGATATCACTACAGAAAATACTGGCAATAATCTCATTGCGGCAATAAAAGAAAATGAAACCATCAAAAAACTCCAGCCTAAGTTTAATAAAAAAAGAAGAAAAATCTTCAGTCATGAGCTCGTACTGGATGAGGGCGACGATGGTTACATCTATTGTAAGATCCAGAAACATACTGGCAGAAGCTCCTATTTTCTTACTTTCAGTAACCGCCAGTCAGGCATGAATTTTCTTGAGAGAATATTTTCTAGAGATAATCTAGACTTGCACTTCTCAAATCACGATGATTATAATAATTCTCACGCTCCCAAGAACTATATGTCTGCCGATAAGCATAACGAGCTGGTCATGAACTTAATGAGCGAGGTGAGTCTCAAAAACAAAACAGGAATCATAAAAACCCGTGGTAGAGAGCCAGCTGAGCGCGCTATATTATGGGTGGATAAAGGTCACGTTAAAGGTTATGGTTATAGCACGCTTAAGATTCAAAGCACAGATCCTAACATACTTGAAAAAATTGTCACGGACCTAAATCATCCTCAAGATGCAAGACATATAAGCGAGCAGTTTTTGAGAACCCACAGAGGTTATAAAGTTGAGGAATTAAATTGA
- a CDS encoding SAM-dependent methyltransferase, translated as MQQSGTLYLIPVTLGDVNHLEVLPMSVRKAVEQISTYIVENEKTARRFIKKVVPSKSQPSLNFNVLNKFTDPAELPSFLLKCQEGEDIGLMSEAGVPGVADPGADVVALAHKMGISVKPLVGPSSILLAVMASGMNGQSFAFNGYLPIDKPERKRKLKEFEQLSSKFNQTQVFIETPYRNNKLFDEIVSSLRKDTLLGIACDLTLPTEYIRTLAISSWIKEKVDLRKRPAIFLIHTGY; from the coding sequence ATGCAACAAAGCGGAACTTTATACCTAATACCAGTTACACTAGGGGACGTTAATCACCTCGAGGTGCTTCCCATGTCGGTCAGAAAAGCGGTGGAGCAAATTTCTACTTACATCGTGGAAAACGAGAAAACGGCGCGAAGGTTTATTAAAAAAGTCGTTCCCAGCAAATCGCAGCCATCTCTAAACTTTAATGTTCTCAATAAATTTACCGATCCAGCTGAATTACCGAGTTTCCTGCTGAAATGCCAAGAGGGAGAAGATATAGGACTCATGAGTGAAGCCGGTGTACCTGGAGTCGCTGATCCAGGGGCCGATGTTGTTGCTTTGGCGCACAAAATGGGAATAAGTGTCAAGCCACTTGTGGGCCCAAGTAGTATATTACTTGCCGTTATGGCTAGTGGCATGAACGGCCAGAGTTTTGCTTTTAATGGGTATCTACCTATAGATAAGCCCGAGCGTAAGAGAAAGCTCAAAGAGTTTGAACAGCTTTCATCAAAATTTAATCAAACCCAGGTTTTTATTGAAACTCCTTATCGTAACAATAAGTTGTTTGATGAAATCGTGTCCAGTTTGAGGAAGGATACGCTATTGGGAATAGCCTGTGACTTGACGCTACCTACTGAATACATCAGGACATTGGCCATAAGCAGTTGGATTAAAGAAAAAGTCGATCTTCGCAAGCGACCAGCTATCTTCTTGATACATACGGGTTATTGA
- a CDS encoding T9SS type B sorting domain-containing protein: MKKLYPLLFIIFLPAVTLAQGEAAWWFFGENAVADFNGGAPISNQTGSLNTLEGCSSISDSCGNLLFYSDGETVYDSSGGIMQGGTGLSGNPSAAQSGIIVPDLRTPNLYYIFTISGGERVRYSLVDINANGGLGAVLRTNIPLSSSTSHEKVTAVLHADGDKFWVMTYNNNQYRAYIAAAGGIQAGSEVISNINSSLTDARGSLKFSPDGTKVANTSVGDGAVVADFDSSTGIVSNQRVLDLGRYSSAYGVEFSPESNVLYVDANESSAGNTCTVSGERAVLMYDMTVPNGNNNPTTLFTQASESRGALQLGIDQKVYVARSCQPFLGAISNPNDIGLATYDDQALRLRTPSVSREGLPPFITSFFNPAFYVNGVDPTNPNFNNSLDICENSTVTFESINSDYCTNPAPTFFWDFGDGNTSNQENPTHTYTAPGTYTVIFSVTNFNFTKTVEATITVRDTSFIANAVGDVFVFDSNNDGSEPKDLSVNETPLILGSQDPNIFEVTYHLTQNEAEAGTAAQSQPQTFALGRTEVWARVTNTNLPADSQCYAVTSFDVIVSPFTGAQQPDDLIICDDNNDGFNEFDLTQTINQVTGGAGALFNVTFHETETQAQNGGAQIPNPADYDNQVAYNDRVYIRMEDTQTPPQPTTTTFVDLIVADTPVANAVMDMRYCDTDNDNSEPVDLDADFTGQVLNGQTNPDYRVTYHLTQLQADEDTDALNTPFDLTTTTTIYVRIDNDTQNICADTSQSFTLFLDRIPTANTVAEYRLCDDLSNNGAESFDLFSRNGEVLGSNQAATDFDIEYFTSQSDADLGSLNGAIPLAQNYSSAGQTVFVRIENVLNRNCYDTTSFDLIVDDRPFAVAPTTDLELCDDANDGVEAINLSNYDTQVLGGQTNPNFDVSYHATQAEADAGSPELSQPYDIVLGSNTIFARVENSENTSCPDTVEFTINLSAQAIANSVNDYRICDLNGDDVEIFTLSSRNPEILGSNQNANQFNIEYFADEADARLGTLGGATALPDNYLSATTTIFARIENVDNRNCAADPIAINLFVDEIPEIQPIATVQDCDDDGVKDVDLSSYNSQILADPSNPDFDVTYHANQNDANTGDSPLSSPYQITPSTPTIYARVFNINNPQGCAETTSFNIEISQRPVANTVQDYVECDDLDNNLEKEIDLSQFYTEILGDQNPADYDISFYASSDDAQNSDDSLPVLYNVGENGSPETIFVRIEAVTFSDCAAFTDFEITITPRPEAFPAPDMTFCDNEPFDRSESFNLGDQDSAILFGQDNQLFNVSYHASQSDANTGADPLPKQDYFNTRPNQIIYARIENAAYPELCPDFTEFTLTVFNRPEIRDQGPIVICAGVPETIDAGPGYASYEWSTGETTRTIDVVEGGQYTVTVFNDDGCESTATIRVRESDIATITEVIVEQFEVKRNKIKVIAEGPGSYIYSLDDFVYQSEPLFDDLRPGFYEVYVRDENGCGTVSEEVVIIGGPAFFTPNQDGYNDTWQIIAGETVPDARVSIFDRYGKLITSIAAGSQGWDGTFNGTPLPSTDYWYTVELEDGRSFKGHFALKR; this comes from the coding sequence ATGAAAAAACTTTATCCCCTATTATTTATCATATTCTTACCGGCTGTAACATTGGCTCAAGGAGAAGCCGCCTGGTGGTTTTTTGGAGAAAATGCAGTGGCTGATTTTAACGGTGGTGCTCCGATATCTAATCAAACAGGAAGTCTTAATACTTTAGAAGGTTGCTCTTCTATATCTGATTCATGTGGTAATCTACTTTTCTACAGTGATGGAGAAACCGTTTATGATAGCTCTGGCGGAATTATGCAGGGTGGAACAGGACTTTCTGGTAATCCCAGTGCGGCTCAATCAGGTATCATTGTTCCAGATTTAAGGACTCCTAACCTTTACTACATCTTTACAATCTCAGGAGGAGAACGAGTAAGGTATTCACTAGTCGACATTAATGCAAACGGTGGATTAGGCGCGGTACTCAGAACAAATATACCTTTATCAAGTTCTACATCTCATGAGAAAGTAACCGCTGTCCTACATGCTGATGGGGATAAGTTTTGGGTGATGACTTACAACAATAATCAATATAGGGCTTACATAGCAGCAGCAGGAGGAATTCAGGCAGGCTCAGAAGTAATTTCAAATATCAATTCTTCACTTACTGACGCTAGAGGAAGTTTGAAATTTAGTCCAGATGGGACTAAAGTTGCTAATACCTCTGTGGGTGATGGCGCTGTCGTTGCTGATTTTGATAGCTCAACCGGGATAGTATCAAATCAAAGAGTGCTAGATCTAGGAAGGTATTCTAGTGCTTATGGCGTAGAGTTCAGTCCAGAATCCAATGTCCTTTACGTTGATGCGAATGAAAGTTCTGCTGGTAATACCTGTACAGTCAGTGGTGAGAGAGCGGTCTTAATGTATGACATGACCGTTCCCAATGGAAACAACAATCCTACCACCTTATTCACTCAGGCCAGTGAATCTCGTGGAGCATTACAACTAGGTATTGATCAAAAAGTTTATGTGGCTAGATCTTGTCAACCCTTTTTAGGCGCAATTAGCAACCCCAATGATATTGGATTGGCTACATATGATGATCAGGCGTTAAGATTGAGAACGCCTTCAGTTAGTCGAGAAGGATTACCTCCTTTCATTACTTCATTTTTTAATCCAGCATTTTATGTTAATGGAGTGGATCCAACGAACCCAAACTTCAATAACAGTTTAGACATCTGTGAGAATTCAACGGTGACATTTGAATCCATTAATAGCGATTACTGTACTAATCCTGCTCCCACTTTCTTTTGGGATTTTGGAGATGGTAATACTAGTAATCAGGAAAATCCTACGCACACATATACTGCTCCAGGCACTTATACAGTTATATTTTCTGTAACAAATTTCAATTTTACCAAAACAGTAGAAGCAACAATAACTGTAAGAGACACATCATTTATCGCAAATGCTGTAGGTGATGTTTTTGTATTTGACAGTAATAATGATGGTAGTGAACCCAAAGACCTCTCTGTAAATGAGACTCCTCTTATTCTGGGAAGTCAGGACCCAAACATCTTTGAAGTCACCTATCACCTTACACAAAATGAAGCAGAAGCCGGTACTGCTGCACAATCGCAGCCACAAACTTTTGCCTTAGGACGTACTGAAGTGTGGGCTCGTGTGACAAATACTAACTTACCTGCTGATTCCCAATGTTATGCGGTGACTAGCTTTGATGTTATCGTTTCTCCTTTTACTGGAGCTCAACAACCTGATGACCTCATTATTTGTGATGATAATAATGATGGTTTCAATGAATTTGATTTAACGCAAACAATTAATCAAGTAACTGGTGGTGCAGGGGCACTTTTCAACGTGACCTTTCATGAAACGGAAACTCAGGCTCAGAATGGAGGAGCACAAATTCCAAACCCTGCTGACTACGATAATCAAGTAGCTTATAACGATCGTGTTTACATAAGAATGGAGGATACACAAACTCCTCCACAACCTACTACTACCACTTTTGTTGACCTTATTGTTGCTGACACTCCAGTTGCAAATGCTGTGATGGATATGAGATACTGTGATACGGATAACGATAATTCAGAACCCGTAGATCTTGATGCTGATTTTACAGGCCAGGTTCTTAACGGTCAGACTAATCCAGATTACAGAGTTACTTATCATCTAACACAATTACAAGCTGATGAAGATACGGATGCACTCAACACTCCTTTTGATCTTACTACTACAACCACAATTTATGTAAGAATCGATAATGACACCCAGAACATTTGTGCTGACACCTCTCAAAGTTTTACTCTTTTCCTAGATAGAATACCTACTGCAAATACAGTAGCAGAATATAGGCTGTGCGATGACCTTTCCAATAATGGAGCGGAAAGTTTTGATTTATTCTCTAGAAATGGTGAAGTGCTGGGCAGCAATCAAGCCGCTACTGATTTTGATATTGAATATTTTACTTCACAATCAGATGCAGATCTGGGTTCACTGAATGGTGCCATTCCTCTAGCTCAAAACTATAGCAGTGCGGGTCAAACAGTCTTTGTACGAATTGAAAATGTACTCAATAGAAATTGTTACGATACCACTTCATTTGATCTAATTGTGGATGACAGACCTTTTGCTGTAGCTCCCACCACTGATCTTGAACTCTGTGATGACGCAAATGATGGCGTTGAGGCAATAAACCTTTCCAATTATGACACACAGGTTCTAGGAGGACAGACTAATCCAAATTTTGATGTCAGCTACCACGCTACACAAGCAGAAGCAGATGCTGGATCCCCAGAGCTTTCTCAGCCATATGATATTGTTCTAGGTAGCAACACGATTTTTGCAAGAGTTGAAAATTCAGAGAATACAAGTTGTCCAGATACTGTTGAGTTTACGATAAATTTGAGTGCTCAAGCTATAGCTAATTCGGTGAACGATTATCGTATCTGTGATTTAAATGGAGATGATGTAGAAATTTTTACTTTGAGCTCCAGAAATCCAGAAATTCTAGGCTCTAATCAAAACGCCAATCAATTTAACATAGAATATTTTGCTGATGAAGCTGATGCTAGGTTGGGGACTTTGGGAGGCGCAACTGCCTTACCTGATAATTATCTAAGTGCCACGACAACCATTTTTGCTCGTATTGAAAATGTAGATAATCGCAACTGTGCTGCAGATCCTATTGCTATAAATCTATTTGTGGATGAAATACCAGAAATTCAACCTATAGCTACAGTTCAGGACTGTGACGATGATGGTGTTAAAGATGTAGATCTATCTTCTTATAATTCTCAGATTTTAGCAGATCCTTCTAACCCTGATTTTGATGTGACGTATCACGCTAATCAGAATGATGCGAACACGGGTGATAGCCCTCTATCCAGCCCTTATCAAATAACTCCATCAACTCCTACCATTTATGCTAGAGTCTTTAATATCAACAACCCACAGGGCTGTGCAGAAACAACTTCATTTAACATCGAGATCAGCCAGCGTCCAGTTGCAAATACTGTACAAGACTATGTAGAGTGCGATGACCTTGATAACAATCTTGAAAAAGAAATTGATTTAAGCCAGTTTTATACTGAAATATTAGGTGATCAAAATCCAGCGGATTATGATATCTCTTTTTATGCATCTTCTGATGATGCTCAAAATTCAGATGACTCCTTACCAGTATTGTATAACGTAGGGGAAAATGGTAGTCCAGAAACAATCTTTGTCAGAATAGAAGCGGTAACCTTCAGCGACTGCGCTGCTTTCACCGATTTCGAAATCACAATAACTCCACGACCAGAAGCTTTTCCAGCTCCCGATATGACTTTCTGTGATAATGAGCCATTTGATCGTTCAGAGTCATTCAATTTGGGGGATCAAGATTCTGCTATTCTATTTGGTCAGGATAATCAATTATTTAATGTGTCGTACCATGCATCACAGAGTGACGCAAATACTGGTGCTGATCCATTACCTAAACAAGATTATTTTAACACCAGACCTAATCAGATCATCTATGCTCGTATAGAAAATGCAGCTTATCCAGAGTTGTGTCCAGATTTTACTGAGTTCACCCTAACCGTTTTTAACCGCCCTGAAATTAGAGACCAAGGACCAATCGTGATATGTGCTGGAGTTCCAGAAACAATAGATGCAGGACCAGGTTATGCTTCTTATGAATGGTCTACTGGTGAAACGACCAGAACGATAGATGTCGTTGAGGGTGGTCAATATACGGTTACAGTATTTAATGATGATGGTTGTGAAAGTACCGCAACCATAAGAGTACGTGAATCTGATATTGCTACAATTACAGAGGTGATCGTGGAACAATTTGAGGTGAAAAGAAATAAGATTAAAGTAATTGCAGAAGGACCGGGTAGCTATATCTATTCTCTTGACGATTTTGTGTACCAGAGCGAGCCATTATTTGATGACTTGAGACCTGGTTTCTATGAAGTCTATGTAAGAGATGAGAACGGTTGTGGAACCGTTTCAGAAGAGGTAGTTATCATAGGTGGGCCAGCATTCTTTACTCCTAATCAAGATGGTTACAATGATACCTGGCAGATCATTGCCGGTGAAACGGTCCCAGATGCTCGTGTAAGTATCTTTGATAGATACGGTAAACTCATAACGAGTATAGCAGCTGGTAGTCAAGGTTGGGATGGAACTTTCAATGGCACTCCCCTACCTTCTACAGATTACTGGTACACTGTAGAACTTGAAGATGGTAGAAGTTTTAAAGGCCACTTTGCCTTGAAGCGATAA
- a CDS encoding enoyl-CoA hydratase/isomerase family protein produces MTAPYVKSTTQEAVTTIEFFHPAHNSLPGNVLSDLANAIKKAGNDDGCKVIILKSGGDRTFCAGASFKELIAIDDEKTGEVFFSGFANVINAMRKCPKFIIGRVQGKTVGGGVGVASATDYCFATKFAAIKLSELNIGIGPFVVGPAVERKLGLSGMSQIAINANEFYPAEWAHQNGLFAEIFESTEAMDEHVSAFAKALTQYNPEAMKEMKKMFWTGCENWDELLAERAKISGRLVLSEFTKETLKRFK; encoded by the coding sequence ATGACGGCACCCTACGTAAAATCTACAACACAAGAAGCGGTAACCACCATAGAGTTTTTTCATCCAGCACACAATTCCCTGCCAGGAAATGTACTTTCAGATCTAGCTAATGCGATCAAAAAGGCAGGCAACGATGACGGTTGTAAAGTAATTATCCTAAAATCTGGTGGGGATCGCACATTTTGCGCAGGTGCAAGTTTTAAGGAATTGATCGCCATAGATGACGAGAAAACCGGTGAGGTTTTTTTCTCTGGTTTTGCAAATGTGATCAATGCGATGCGCAAGTGTCCTAAGTTCATCATAGGTCGCGTACAAGGAAAAACTGTAGGAGGTGGAGTAGGAGTTGCCAGTGCAACAGATTATTGCTTTGCCACAAAATTTGCAGCCATCAAACTAAGTGAGCTCAATATAGGGATTGGGCCGTTTGTAGTGGGGCCGGCAGTTGAGCGCAAATTGGGATTGAGTGGCATGAGCCAGATCGCCATAAATGCAAATGAATTCTACCCTGCTGAGTGGGCGCATCAAAACGGATTGTTTGCAGAGATTTTTGAGAGTACTGAGGCGATGGATGAACATGTTTCCGCTTTCGCGAAAGCATTAACGCAATACAATCCCGAGGCCATGAAAGAAATGAAGAAAATGTTCTGGACTGGTTGTGAAAATTGGGATGAGTTGCTGGCCGAGAGAGCTAAGATTTCAGGCAGATTAGTATTAAGCGAGTTTACTAAGGAGACTTTGAAGAGGTTTAAATAA